Within Arachis duranensis cultivar V14167 unplaced genomic scaffold, aradu.V14167.gnm2.J7QH unplaced_Scaffold_103810, whole genome shotgun sequence, the genomic segment NNNNNNNNNNNNNNNNNNNNNNNNNNNNNNNNNNNNNNNNNNNNNNNNNNNNNNNNNNNNNNNNNNNNNNNNNNNNNNNNNNNNNNNNNNNNNNNNNNNNNNNNNNNNNNNNNNNNNNNNNNNNNNNNNNNNNNNNNNNNNNNNNNNNNNNNNNNNNNNNNNNNNNNNNNNNNNNNNNNNNNNNNNNNNNNNNNNNNNNNNNNNNNNNNNNNNNNNNNNNNNNNNNNNNNNNNNNNNNNNNNNNNNNNNNNNNNNNNNNNNNNNNNNNNNNNNNNNNNNNNNNNNNNNNNNNNNNNNNNNNNNNNNNNNNNNNNNNNNNNNNNNNNNNNNNNNNNNNNNNNNNNNNNNNNNNNNNNNNNNNNNNNNNNNNNNNNNNNNNNNNNNNNNNNNNNNNNNNNNNNNNNNNNNNNNNNNNNNNNNNNNNNNNNNNNNNNNNNNNNNNNNNNNNNNNNNNNNNNNNNNNNNNNNNNNNNNNNNNNNNNNNNNNNNNNNNNNNNNNNNNNNNNNNNNNNNNNNNNNNNNNNNNNNNNNNNNNNNNNNNNNNNNNNNNNNNNNNNNNNNNNNNNNNNNNNNNNNNNNNNNNNNNNNNNNNNNNNNNNNNNNNNNNNNNNNNNNNNNNNNNNNNNNNNNNNNNNNNNNNNNNNNNNNNNNNNNNNNNNNNNNNNNNNNNNNNNNNNNNNNNNNNNNNNNNNNNNNNNNNNNNNNNNNNNNNNNNNNNNNNNNNNNNNNNNNNNNNNNNNNNNNNNNNNNNNNNNNNNNNNNNNNNNNNNNNNNNNNNNNNNNNNNNNNNNNNNNNNNNNNNNNNNNNNNNNNNNNNNNNNNNNNNNNNNNNNNNNNNNNNNNNNNNNNNNNNNNNNNNNNNNNNNNNNNNNNNNNNNNNNNNNNNNNNAACCATGCATATGCATATCACTTTGTCATCTAGTAATATTATAGGAGTAATACTATTTCGTATTTTCATTTTATGCCTCGGGAGTTGGgtgaaaattttaagatttttagtaaaaatattttggGCAACATTTCCGTACAATTGAAGTATTTATCATATGCCTCAAAATAAGTAAACTTTAATATTATTCAACCATAGCCacatagaaagctaaataatcAGCATTAGACCTGTAAAAATTGGCATAGTGCATGTTCAGCTATCAATGCATCACTTTTCTACTTTCATACAAGAGattgtacaaaaaaaatatattatatataaagattaaaaatataaaatttgcatTTATATAGAAAGCACTTATTTAGCAACTCAGCATGAGAAATTAAGTTTATTATGCACCATACCTACTGTCTCCACGGTCCAATATTCAGAAGATTGACGTCCACCAAAGGGCCTAGTATGTTCTTGGGATCCTTGGTTAGGCAGTGAATGATCCATATTACTATCCGGATTGCTTTGTATTGTTGAATCATGATTAGGTGGTGAATCATGATTAGGTGGTGAGATATCCGTAGGTGAATTGTGAAATACCTCGTCGTTAGTCTGATCAAAACCATTTTCAGGTTGAGGAGCTGATCTCAGGGGATTAGTAAACCATTTACACTTCGGCATTGCTGTAAATGAATTTAACAACAAATAGTTAgagaaaataactcaaaaagCATGTTATATTTCACACAAAAATTAGGCCAAAGATAAAATTTATGAACAAGCCAACGGATTAACCATAAccttaaaattaacaaatatataaataagcTTTAACCTTAGATTTCTCATTATGAGTTAACTACGTCATCGATCAAGTGGTTTGTTGCCAATTGAATGTATTCATCACTGTTACCAAAATATTGATCAAGAGCTTGCTCTTGATGTGGCTCGTCCTCATCTGCAGCCTCTTCAATTTCATCACCCATTTCATACAAATCTCTTGGTTTTAAATGAACAACGATACTCCATCCTTTGTTAACGACATCATCTACATAGTATACCATTGATGCTTGTGACGCTAGAATATAAGGCTCATCTTCTTCATGTTCACCGGTATGAATTGGTCTTTCAAAGTTAACACAATGAAAATGCCATTGATCTCTTCTATATCCTCTATGTCGAGTGGAATCAGCCCATTTACATTTGAAGAGAACAACAGTGAATCGCCCATAATAGCTAACCTCAATTATATCCTCCAACTTGCCATAATAGGGTACATCACCTTGTCTTAAATTTTTGTCAACTCGACTTGCAACACATGGTGTGCTAGAGGTTAAATATACTCCACTATTCTGTGTCCTCAAACCTTCTTCACGAGCAATAGTTCGAAATGTGCAACCATTTATTTTACAAGCACTATATCTCGTTGCATTTGATAAGGGGCCTCGTGCTAAAAATTTGATGTCAATAGACAACTGTTCTATGGTATCTGGGTTCATTATCTGAAATTGAGATAAGTTATGAGGGTTAAAACATTTATATCTTAACACCTTTTCCATTTCATAAACTCTAATAATTTAGTAACTTACTCGTTTTTCAAACCATGAAACAAATTCCTTAAATACTCTCTTCTCTATGTCTGTGGGGTTCGGTCTCCTTCCCTTTGAACTTCTTCTTATGTATTCTCTAAATTCACTGCATTAggaattaatttgatttcagAGTACGTCACTCACGAATATAGATTTTGAATATATTAATGCAAATAACCTCTATCTTTACTTACTTCACATAATCCTTGACGGCTGGACAATTTAGTAACACATATCTATGGGCTTGTAGCTTTTGCTTTTCATTCAATGTAAAAATTGTACCAGAACTCCCTGCTTTACCCACCGGCGGAAAGAGACAAGATTTTGAGCATCCCTTGTCAAGCGGGTCATCACATACACGTCTAGCTCTATTGAACCTTGTCTCTATATCTTCAAAATAGCGAGAACAAAAAGTGAGACATTCCTCAGCTAAATATCCTTCGGCAATAGATGCTTCTGCTTGTGCTCTATTCCGCACATGGGATTTTAGATGGCCTAACTccctaaaataatataaaaaaatcaagtaaaaatGACATGACTAGAGATGCAATTCTAACGATCTTTAGTTCatcatacaaaatattttacctCTCAATTGGATACATGTATCGATAATGCACTGGACCTCCGAGCTTTGCTTCATCTACTAGATGGACTGTCAAGTGAACCATGACGGTAAAGAATGATGGAGGGAATAACATTTCCAACTGGCAAAGGACGACCACTATGCGTTGTTGGAGCTTGTCAAGTTCAGAGTTACTTAAGCTTTTCCCACAAAGGATCTTAAAGAATGAGCCAAACTCAGCCAATACTGCGGTAACATGATCCGGCAGCAAATGACGAACTGCTATTGGTAACAATTCCTCCAAAAGAATATGACAGTCATGACTTTttaatccaaaaatttttttctgtcCTTCATCCACACATCTCGAAATATTACTTGAGTATCCATCTGGTAGCACAACATTCTTCAATGCCGAAAGAAATAGCTTCTTGGTGTCACGTGTtagtgaaaataaagataaatgatATGATCCATTGTCACTTGGCCAGAGATCATGCCTTATGCCTATTTCTTTCAAATCTTTCCGTGCCTTGAGATTGTCCTTTGATTTTGCTTTGTCATTAAGCAAAGTGTACAAAATGTTATCACACACATTCTTCTCAATGTGCATAAAGTCCAGATTGTGACGCAACAAATTGGTTTTCCAGTACGGAAGATCAAAGAAAATGCTTCGCTTGTTCCACTGCTTAACTTCTCATCGAGGTTTTTTCCCACCACTGTGAGATTCTTCTGGTTGCTAGTCTCGTGCTTCAACATCCTCTTGTTGTTCAAGAATGTCAAAACCTGATAACTTCTTAGGTGGACCATGCTCCTCTGTGCTTTTGTCAAAACAAAAACGATTCAGTCTAAATCTATGATTTCTTCCCAAAAAACGTCTATGACCCATGAAGCACCATTTAGAACTATGACGGAGATAACAAGGAAAAGAATCAAAGTTACAAGTGGGACAAGCTAAACCGGTGTGTGTGTTCCAACCAGATAGCATACCTAACCCAGGAAAATCACTTATTGTCCACATAAGAGCTGCATGCATTCTAAATGTGTTTCCNNNNNNNNNNNNNNNNNNNNNNNNNNNNNNNNNNNNNNNNNNNNNNNNNNNNNNNNNNNNNNNNNNNNNNNNNNNNNNNNNNNNNNNNNNNNNNNNNNNNNNNNNNNNNNNNNNNNNNNNNNNNNNNNNNNNNNNNNNNNNNNNNNNNNNNNNNNNNNNNNNNNNNNNNNNNNNNNNNNNNNNNNNNNNNNNNNNNNNNNNNNNNNNNNNNNNNNNNNNNNNNNNNNNNNNNNNNNNNNNNNNNNNNNNNNNNNNNNNNNNNNNNNNNNNNNNNNNNNNNNNNNNNNNNNNNNNNNNNNNNNNNNNNNNNNNNNNNNNNNNNNNNNNNNNNNNNNNNNNNNNNNNNNNNNNNNNNNNNNNNNNNNNNNNNNNNNNNNNNNNNNNNNNNNNNNNNNNNNNNNNNNNNNNNNNNNNNNNNNNNNNNNNNNNNNNNNNNNNNNNNNNNNNNNNNNNNNNNNNNNNNNNNNNNNNNNNNNNNNNNNNNNNNNNNNNNNNNNNNNNNNNNNNNNNNNNNNNNNNNNNNNNNNNNNNNNNNNNNNNNNNNNNNNNNNNNNNNNNNNNNNNNNNNNNNNNNNNNNNNNNNNNNNNNNNNNNNNNNNNNNNNNNNNNNNNNNNNNNNNNNNNNNNNNNNNNNNNNNNNNNNNNNNNNNNNNNNNNNNNNNNNNNNNNNNNNNNNNNNNNNNNNNNNNNNNNNNNNNNNNNNNNNNNNNNNNNNNNNNNNNNNNNNNNNNNNNNNNNNNNNNNNNNNNNNNNNNNNNNNNNNNNNNNNNNNNNNNNNNNNNN encodes:
- the LOC127743752 gene encoding uncharacterized protein LOC127743752 produces the protein MHIEKNVCDNILYTLLNDKAKSKDNLKARKDLKEIGIRHDLWPSDNGSYHLSLFSLTRDTKKLFLSALKNVVLPDGYSSNISRCVDEGQKKIFGLKSHDCHILLEELLPIAVRHLLPDHVTAVLAEFGSFFKILCGKSLSNSELDKLQQRIVVVLCQLEMLFPPSFFTVMVHLTVHLVDEAKLGGPVHYRYMYPIERELGHLKSHVRNRAQAEASIAEGYLAEECLTFCSRYFEDIETRFNRARRVCDDPLDKGCSKSCLFPPVGKAGSSGTIFTLNEKQKLQAHRYVLLNCPAVKDYVNEFREYIRRSSKGRRPNPTDIEKRVFKEFVSWFEKRIMNPDTIEQLSIDIKFLARGPLSNATRYSACKINGCTFRTIAREEGLRTQNSGVYLTSSTPCVASRVDKNLRQGDVPYYGKLEDIIEVSYYGRFTVVLFKCKWADSTRHRGYRRDQWHFHCVNFERPIHTGEHEEDEPYILASQASMVYYVDDVVNKGWSIVVHLKPRDLYEMGDEIEEAADEDEPHQEQALDQYFGNSDEYIQLATNHLIDDVVNS